The window GCCGCGGCGATGCGGCGACGGATGTGGTCGATCACGCGTGCGCTTCCCTGCGGTCCTAGCAAGCTGCGGTAGAGGCCGGCGTGCTCGGCGAGATTGACGAAGAAGGCGAGCAGTGACCGGGTTCCGTCTTCGGACTGGTCCGTCGAGCCTGGGCCTAGGACGGGCAGGGACTCGATCAGGTCGTCGATCATCGCGGTGCAGGCGGCTTCGGCCAGCTCGTGTACGTCCCGGTAGTGGTCGTAGAAGGTCGAGCGACTGACCCCGGCCCGTTCGGCGACGTCGGCGACGCTGATCTGGGACAGGTCCTGCTCCTCGACGAGTCGGATCAGCGTCTGCTGTAGGGCCGCGTGGGTGCGGCGTACGCGCCGGTCGCCCACCGAGGTGCTGTTTCTGGTCGCAGCCACGCTCTGCATACTATCTTAGCCTTCACTTGTCGGATAACCTGCACATGTAGGGTGGCTACGGCGTTGGACCCATCGTCACCCGGCCGGCAGAAAGGAACTTGGTGTGAAAGTCACCGTGGACGAGGACAAGTGCTGCAGCGCCGGCCAGTGCGTGCTGATCGCGCCCGATGTCTTCGACCAGCGCGACGAGGACGGCGTGGTCGTACTGCTCGACAAGGCGCCGCCTCCGCGGCTGCACGACGCCGTCCGGGAGTCGGCCCTGGCATGCCCCGCAGCCGCCATCCAGCTGGTCGAGTTGTGAGTCGAGCCCTGCGCCGGATCGTGGTCGTGGGCGCATCGGCAGGCGGGCTGGCCTGCGCGGAGGCGCTGCGCAGGCAGGGCTATGCGGGTGTACTCACGCTCGTCGGCGACGAACCACACCCTCCCTATGACCGCCCACCGCTGTCGAAGCAGATCCTGGCCGGGCAGTGGGAGCCGGACCGGCTTTCCCTGCGGCCGCCAGCGGATATCGAGGCGCTGGGGTTGGACCTGCGGCTGGGGGTGACCGCGACCGGGCTGGATGTGTCCGCGCGGGCGGTGGCGCTGACGGACGGCGCGGATCTGCCCTACGAGGGACTGGTCGTGGCGACCGGCGTACGCGCCCGCCGCCTGCCCGGTAGCGGGCGCGTGGCCGGGGTGCACACGTTGCGGACCCTAACGGACGCGCTGGCGTTGCGGGCGCGGCTGCGTTCGGGGCGACGGTTGGTGATCGTCGGCGGTGGGTTTGTGGGTGCCGAAGTGGCCGCCGTCGCGCGTGGGCTCGGGGTGGAGGTGACGGTGCTGGAAGCGGGTCCGGTCCCGCTGGCGCAGGCGGTCGGCGAGCAGGCCGGGCGGTTGCTGTCGCAGGTCCACCGTGACCACGGCGTCCACCTGCGCACCGGGGCGGTGGTGGCCGAGGTCATCAGCGTCGAGGGCAGGGTGACCGGTGTCGCGCTGGCCGACGGAAGTGTGGTCCCGGCCGATGACGTGCTGGTCGCCATCGGTTCGGTGCCCAACACCGAGTGGCTGGCTGGCAGTGGCCTGCCCGTCCACGACGGACTCGTGTGTGACGAGTACTGTGCCGCCGGGCCCGGTGTGTACGGGGTCGGAGACGTGGCGTGCTGGCACAATCCGCTGTTCGGCACCGCGATGCGCGTCGAGCACCGTACCAACGCCGCCGAGCAGGCCATGACCGTCGCCCACAACCTGCTCAACCCGGACGTCCAGCGGCCCTACGCCCCCGTGCCGTACTTCTGGTCCGACCAGTACGACATGAAGGTCCAGGCCTACGGGTACGTGCGTGGCCACGACGAGGCGCTCGTCCTGGACAGCGACCTGTCCCGTCGGCAGCTGCTGGTCGCGTACCGCCGTGGAGACCTGCTTGCCGGGGTGGTCGCTGTCGGCAAGCCGCCCAGGACCTTGCGCGCCTGGCGGGCGCTCATCGCTTCCGGTGCCACCTGGGAAGCCGCCGTCACCGACACGGCCGCCGCGTAGCCGCCCTCGTGGACCACCGCCCAGAAGGCCACCAGCTCAGCCCGCGCCGCTTCGTGCGGCGCGGTGGAGCCATCCTCTCGAGGAGTAATCCATGAGCACGACAACCAGCACCACCCACCCGACCGACAACGCCGGCCTTCCCACGTTCCCCGGCCAGCGGTCCGCGCACCGTCCCCTCGACCCGCCCGCGGAATACACCGACTGGCTTCGTAGTGAAGGTCCACGACGGGCACTGTGGCGCGATAGATCGGTGTGGATCGTGAGCCGGTACGCCGACATCCGGGCGGCCCTGAGTGACCCACGGCTCAGCGCGAACGACCGCACTCCCGGCTTCCCGGTCCCGGACTCGTCCGGCCCGGGAATGCCCCAGGCCTTCATCCGGATGGACGACCCGGAGCACGCCCGGCTGCGCCGGATGCTCACCGGGGAGTTCACCGTCAAGCGCATGCAGCAGCTGCGTCCGCGGATCCAGGAACTGGTCGACGGCTTCCTGGATCAGATGATCAGTGCGGGGCAGTCGGCGG of the Pseudofrankia saprophytica genome contains:
- a CDS encoding TetR/AcrR family transcriptional regulator C-terminal domain-containing protein yields the protein MQSVAATRNSTSVGDRRVRRTHAALQQTLIRLVEEQDLSQISVADVAERAGVSRSTFYDHYRDVHELAEAACTAMIDDLIESLPVLGPGSTDQSEDGTRSLLAFFVNLAEHAGLYRSLLGPQGSARVIDHIRRRIAAAVHLAVHRAATGDAPPEHTTSSIDIPPSVPAAFSAGALIGVATDWLQRGCPQTPAEMAAQTWPLLTAYDHVHTDTPTADLDRKSS
- a CDS encoding ferredoxin translates to MKVTVDEDKCCSAGQCVLIAPDVFDQRDEDGVVVLLDKAPPPRLHDAVRESALACPAAAIQLVEL
- a CDS encoding NAD(P)/FAD-dependent oxidoreductase produces the protein MRRIVVVGASAGGLACAEALRRQGYAGVLTLVGDEPHPPYDRPPLSKQILAGQWEPDRLSLRPPADIEALGLDLRLGVTATGLDVSARAVALTDGADLPYEGLVVATGVRARRLPGSGRVAGVHTLRTLTDALALRARLRSGRRLVIVGGGFVGAEVAAVARGLGVEVTVLEAGPVPLAQAVGEQAGRLLSQVHRDHGVHLRTGAVVAEVISVEGRVTGVALADGSVVPADDVLVAIGSVPNTEWLAGSGLPVHDGLVCDEYCAAGPGVYGVGDVACWHNPLFGTAMRVEHRTNAAEQAMTVAHNLLNPDVQRPYAPVPYFWSDQYDMKVQAYGYVRGHDEALVLDSDLSRRQLLVAYRRGDLLAGVVAVGKPPRTLRAWRALIASGATWEAAVTDTAAA